GGACTGGTCGGCCTCGAGTTCGCCGAAGATCTCACGCGTCCCGTCGGGCCAGAGTACGGTCACCTGGTCGACGCGCGTCGCGTCGCCCAAACCGAAGTGCGCGACCGACTCACTTGCCGAGTTGTAGCTGTAGGCGCTACGCACGCCGCGCGTCTTGGTCCGCCCGTCGAACACCACCTGGACGGTCGATCCGATCGCGTCTCGCCCACTGGGCCCGAGCACACGGAATCGGATCCAGTGACCGCGATTCGGCACGACGTTGATGAGCAGGTAGGCCGCCGCGTCTCGATTGACCACCACGACGTCCAGGCCTCCGTCACCGTCGACGTCGCCAAAAGCCGCCGCACGGCTGGTGGCCACCAACGTCTCGAGCGTGCCGCCTTGCGGACTGACCGGTTCGAAGCGGCCGTTATCGGCGCCGGCGAACAGCATGTTCGGCTCCGCGTACGGATCGCCGGTTAGCGGCTCGGCGGTTTTCGTCACCCTGCCGTTGGCGTGGTACAGGTCGAGAAACCCATCGTTATCGAAGTCAACCAACCCGATCCCGAAGCGCGTGTGCACCCGACTCGTCGCGCCAAGCCCGACTTCGCCGGTGTGGTCGCGGAAGAAACCGTCCTCGTTGAGGAAAAACGAATCGGTCTGGGTCTCGAGATTGACGACGATCAGGTCCGGGTCGCCGTCGTCGTCGTAGTCCTCTGCGGCAACGCCCATGCCGGACTTCGTCATGCCGTGCTCATCCAGCGCGCAGCCGCGCAGCAACGACTCGTCGACGAAGGTGCCGTCCTGTCTGTTCAGCCAGAGTTGGTTGAGCATCGCGTCGTTGGCGACGAAGATGTCGATGGCGCCATCGCCGTCGTAGTCGGCGCAGACGACCCCCAGACCATTGCCGAAGCTGGTGTTCAGATTGGACTCGACCGTTACGTCGGTGAAGCGTCCGACGCCGTCGTTTCGGTAGAGCACGTCGGTGGCCGGTGATTTGTAATTCGTCGGTAAGCAGTAGTCGAGCTGCCACGCCGTGTTGTAACAGTCCCGTTCGTCGGTGAGCGACCAGTTGACGTAGTTCGTGAAGAACAGGTCCAGATCGCCGTCAGCATCGTAATCAACGAACGCGGCGCTCGTGCCCCAGCCCCGGTGACCGACGCCTGCGGCCACCGTGACGTCCGCGAATCGACCGCCCCCCTCATTGCGCAGCAGAACGTTCGGCCCATAGTTTGTGACGTAGAGGTCCACATCGCCGTCGTCGTCGTAGTCGCCGGCGGCGACCCCCATGCCATAGCCGTCATCGTCGGCCCCGCTGCCCTCGGTGACGTCGCGAAAGTGTCCCGCACCGTCGTTTTCGAAGAGGCGGTTGACGCCGCCCTGCGCCCCGGGATCGATGAGGTTTCCGCTCTGCACCAGGTAGGCGTCCAGATCTCCGTCGCCGTCCATGTCGAACAGCGCAGCGCCGCCTCCGATGATCTCGGGGAAGATGTGACGCTCGGCGTGCCCCGAGCGGTGCTCGAACCGGAGGCCGCGCTCCCGCGCCACCTCCTCGAACCAGGGCGGTCCGGTGGGCGGCTTGTCGGGAGGCGATGCGCAGCTCGCAGACGCCAGCAGGACGATGCCGGCGACTAG
This region of Acidobacteriota bacterium genomic DNA includes:
- a CDS encoding CRTAC1 family protein, which encodes MTRHDPRHGPRSSWWALVAGIVLLASASCASPPDKPPTGPPWFEEVARERGLRFEHRSGHAERHIFPEIIGGGAALFDMDGDGDLDAYLVQSGNLIDPGAQGGVNRLFENDGAGHFRDVTEGSGADDDGYGMGVAAGDYDDDGDVDLYVTNYGPNVLLRNEGGGRFADVTVAAGVGHRGWGTSAAFVDYDADGDLDLFFTNYVNWSLTDERDCYNTAWQLDYCLPTNYKSPATDVLYRNDGVGRFTDVTVESNLNTSFGNGLGVVCADYDGDGAIDIFVANDAMLNQLWLNRQDGTFVDESLLRGCALDEHGMTKSGMGVAAEDYDDDGDPDLIVVNLETQTDSFFLNEDGFFRDHTGEVGLGATSRVHTRFGIGLVDFDNDGFLDLYHANGRVTKTAEPLTGDPYAEPNMLFAGADNGRFEPVSPQGGTLETLVATSRAAAFGDVDGDGGLDVVVVNRDAAAYLLINVVPNRGHWIRFRVLGPSGRDAIGSTVQVVFDGRTKTRGVRSAYSYNSASESVAHFGLGDATRVDQVTVLWPDGTREIFGELEADQSVTLRRGAGSQAVAGRRD